The following are encoded in a window of Ferribacterium limneticum genomic DNA:
- a CDS encoding PEP-CTERM sorting domain-containing protein (PEP-CTERM proteins occur, often in large numbers, in the proteomes of bacteria that also encode an exosortase, a predicted intramembrane cysteine proteinase. The presence of a PEP-CTERM domain at a protein's C-terminus predicts cleavage within the sorting domain, followed by covalent anchoring to some some component of the (usually Gram-negative) cell surface. Many PEP-CTERM proteins exhibit an unusual sequence composition that includes large numbers of potential glycosylation sites. Expression of one such protein has been shown restore the ability of a bacterium to form floc, a type of biofilm.), with protein MRHLALLLSALLFSVFAQAASNANITTIGCSGNSSFDLTNGAMLSCDGDFSLIGGSVDSDSGITISAVGSLFLDDLRLSAPVVQLKTLTGVVSVAEGVSINAINWTTFDIGTSPRLTVAQPGNLTLLERGTVTVSTGGEISLGQPGQITLRNGGGIIVRQGGDITIPVASTAPVQNLDSYRGTLLLVSSVPEPSMFWSLLCGGLLLAIRRNRRKELT; from the coding sequence ATGCGCCACCTTGCCCTGCTCCTGTCTGCCCTCCTTTTTTCCGTTTTCGCTCAAGCCGCATCGAACGCGAACATCACCACCATCGGTTGCTCCGGTAATTCGTCATTCGACCTGACCAATGGCGCCATGCTGTCCTGCGATGGCGATTTCTCGCTGATCGGTGGCAGCGTCGATTCGGACTCAGGAATCACGATCAGCGCAGTCGGTTCATTGTTTCTTGATGACCTGAGACTCAGCGCCCCCGTCGTCCAACTGAAAACGCTCACCGGCGTCGTCAGCGTTGCCGAAGGCGTATCAATCAATGCGATCAACTGGACCACATTCGACATCGGCACATCGCCTCGTTTGACTGTGGCGCAACCCGGGAATCTAACGCTTCTGGAAAGAGGGACAGTAACAGTCAGCACCGGCGGTGAGATTTCACTGGGTCAACCGGGCCAGATTACGCTGCGCAATGGAGGGGGGATTATCGTGCGCCAGGGAGGTGATATCACGATACCAGTGGCCAGCACAGCACCAGTGCAAAATCTTGATAGCTATCGCGGAACGCTCCTGCTGGTCTCATCGGTGCCGGAGCCGAGCATGTTCTGGTCGCTCCTCTGCGGTGGACTGCTCCTCGCCATCCGCCGAAACCGCCGGAAAGAACTGACCTGA
- a CDS encoding FKBP-type peptidyl-prolyl cis-trans isomerase, translating to MQKLATATALLLALSLPAAAAEPKEEMTASGIAITMLKEGSGASPKASDTVKVHYRGTLTNGQEFDSSYKRNEPAAFPLNRVIPCWTEGVQKIKVGGKAKLVCPPNLAYGSRGVPGIPPNSTLTFEVELLDIAR from the coding sequence ATGCAAAAGCTCGCTACCGCAACCGCCCTCCTCCTCGCGCTCTCCTTACCGGCCGCTGCCGCCGAACCGAAGGAAGAAATGACCGCCTCCGGCATCGCCATCACCATGCTCAAGGAAGGCAGCGGCGCCAGCCCGAAGGCCAGCGACACGGTCAAGGTGCACTACCGCGGCACGCTGACCAACGGCCAGGAATTCGACAGTTCGTACAAGCGCAACGAGCCGGCCGCCTTCCCGCTCAACCGGGTGATTCCGTGCTGGACCGAAGGCGTGCAGAAGATCAAGGTCGGCGGCAAGGCCAAGCTCGTTTGCCCGCCCAATCTGGCTTACGGTAGCCGCGGCGTGCCCGGCATCCCGCCCAATTCGACGCTGACTTTCGAAGTCGAATTGCTCGACATCGCCAGGTAA
- a CDS encoding DUF6976 family protein, producing the protein MKTQQELMSVGRAAELIEAGKYLSIAGDEAALRQLPQGNWIGGTIPYFMAAAGGTVSREQVFVSEISGFAAPPQLRFYDSGSLPQICRNAPDNGYSILIIPAFSGTHASFAQNAPNFEEMYMKPLIGWIAGVHLDDLGKTSPKVILGSTGEFSESDAVVMDVPLPPEKFAQIDIVNLFRPGSGAGISFQNNGFSAGDCLIGGQVGNLADYLLEKQIDTRLPLVADYSGAMINVSIKSIDHEAKRVEFYAPVFPGLEYRFAAPVTDYVTAFQAALPKSGLDISFSCNCILNFLNSHLEGKRTGEVTGPMTFGEIGYQLLNQTLVYLTVTE; encoded by the coding sequence ATGAAAACCCAACAAGAACTGATGTCAGTCGGCCGCGCCGCCGAACTGATCGAGGCCGGCAAATACCTCAGTATCGCCGGCGATGAAGCCGCGCTAAGACAACTCCCGCAAGGCAACTGGATCGGCGGCACGATCCCCTATTTCATGGCGGCTGCAGGCGGCACGGTCAGCCGCGAGCAGGTTTTCGTCAGCGAAATCAGCGGCTTCGCCGCGCCGCCGCAACTGCGCTTCTACGACTCCGGCAGCCTGCCGCAAATCTGCCGAAATGCGCCGGACAACGGCTACAGCATCCTGATCATTCCCGCCTTCAGCGGCACCCACGCCAGTTTTGCCCAAAACGCCCCGAATTTCGAAGAGATGTACATGAAGCCGCTGATCGGCTGGATCGCCGGCGTGCACCTCGACGATCTGGGCAAGACCTCGCCCAAGGTCATCCTCGGCAGCACCGGCGAGTTTTCCGAATCCGACGCCGTGGTCATGGACGTGCCGCTGCCGCCCGAAAAATTCGCCCAGATCGACATCGTCAACCTCTTCCGCCCCGGCAGCGGCGCCGGCATCAGCTTCCAGAACAACGGTTTCAGCGCCGGCGACTGCCTGATCGGCGGCCAAGTCGGCAACCTGGCCGATTACCTGCTGGAAAAACAGATCGACACGCGCCTGCCGCTGGTCGCCGATTACAGCGGCGCCATGATCAACGTCAGCATCAAAAGCATCGACCACGAGGCGAAGCGCGTCGAGTTCTACGCCCCGGTCTTCCCGGGCCTCGAATACCGCTTTGCGGCACCGGTCACCGACTATGTCACCGCCTTCCAGGCCGCGCTGCCCAAGAGTGGGCTGGACATTTCCTTCTCCTGCAACTGCATCCTCAATTTCCTCAATTCGCATCTTGAAGGCAAGCGGACAGGCGAGGTCACCGGGCCGATGACCTTCGGTGAAATCGGTTACCAGTTGCTCAACCAGACCCTTGTTTACCTGACCGTCACCGAATGA
- a CDS encoding TonB-dependent receptor family protein → MRQHPKRLAVILAATFPCFGIAAETALTLDSVVVSGSRVEHNTFDLPAAVDVVDAARIGADQARVNASEALAAVPGITVQNRQNYAQDLQISSRGFGARSAFGVRGIRLISDGIPASMPDGQGQAATFNLDRAERIEVLRGPLAVVYGNHAGGVIQMFTPDGKGRPSVEGSFVAGSDNMWKTDVSAQGEVGGLGYVIDTSHFATDGYRDHSKAERDQSMVKLTYRPSQDGKLTFIANSFKQTADDPQGLTWAAYQANPRSVAQPVLDFNTRKSIDHKQGGLTYEHRFGDHSVQASVYAGQRSTIQYQSIPAGPQGNAKHSGGVIDFDRDFAGASTRWIGRFQLAGGKLTTTVGVDYEQSIDNRRGYENFIGATLGVKGVQRRAEEDRVASFDQYAQAEWQGERWTFSGGVRHSNVSFSVKDAYLSNGNDGGSVSYEKTTPTIAAMFRLTPTVNIYASAARGFEAPTFNELFYSGVGGTFSYNLKPSTSTHYETGLKAFIGSDTRLDLAVFQIETEDELVVDSASGGRTTYRNAGQTLRRGLEAGLDSRWANNLSTRLAYTLLDARYDEAFTTSSGLINSGNRLPGVPAQSLFGELAWKHPASGFHAAVEGVARSKVYVEDTNTRQAAPAYAIANLRFGIERKVGDLNLRTFLRFDNIFDRQYVGSVIVGDGNSRYYEAAPGRTWLAGVSARYSF, encoded by the coding sequence ATGAGACAACACCCGAAGCGCCTCGCCGTCATCCTCGCTGCCACCTTTCCCTGCTTCGGCATCGCCGCCGAAACGGCGCTGACCCTCGATTCAGTCGTCGTCAGCGGCAGCCGCGTCGAACACAACACGTTTGACCTGCCGGCCGCCGTCGACGTTGTCGATGCCGCTCGCATCGGCGCCGATCAGGCGCGGGTCAATGCTTCGGAGGCGCTGGCTGCGGTGCCTGGCATCACGGTGCAGAATCGCCAGAACTACGCCCAGGATCTGCAGATTTCGTCGCGCGGTTTCGGTGCCCGGTCGGCCTTTGGCGTGCGCGGCATTCGCCTGATCTCCGACGGCATTCCGGCCTCGATGCCGGATGGCCAGGGACAGGCGGCCACCTTTAACCTCGATCGCGCCGAGCGCATTGAAGTCCTGCGCGGCCCGCTGGCCGTCGTTTATGGCAATCATGCCGGCGGCGTCATCCAGATGTTCACGCCGGACGGCAAGGGCCGGCCGAGCGTTGAAGGTAGCTTCGTCGCTGGCAGCGACAACATGTGGAAGACCGACGTCAGCGCCCAGGGCGAAGTCGGCGGCCTCGGCTACGTCATCGACACCTCGCATTTCGCCACCGACGGCTACCGCGACCACAGCAAGGCCGAACGCGACCAGAGCATGGTCAAGCTGACCTACCGGCCGAGCCAGGACGGCAAGCTGACTTTCATTGCCAACAGCTTCAAGCAGACGGCCGACGATCCGCAGGGCCTTACCTGGGCTGCCTACCAGGCCAATCCGCGCAGCGTCGCCCAGCCGGTGCTCGACTTCAACACGCGCAAGAGCATCGACCATAAGCAGGGCGGGCTGACTTACGAGCACCGCTTCGGCGATCACTCGGTGCAGGCATCGGTCTATGCCGGGCAACGCTCGACGATTCAATATCAGTCGATTCCGGCTGGCCCGCAAGGCAACGCGAAACACTCCGGCGGCGTCATCGATTTCGACCGCGATTTTGCCGGTGCCTCGACGCGCTGGATCGGCCGCTTTCAGCTGGCCGGTGGCAAGTTGACGACGACGGTCGGCGTCGACTACGAGCAATCGATCGACAACCGGCGCGGCTACGAGAACTTCATCGGCGCCACGCTCGGCGTCAAGGGTGTCCAGCGTCGGGCCGAAGAAGACCGTGTTGCCAGCTTTGATCAATACGCCCAGGCCGAATGGCAGGGCGAGCGCTGGACTTTCAGCGGCGGCGTTCGGCACAGCAATGTCTCGTTCAGCGTCAAGGATGCCTACCTGAGCAACGGCAACGATGGCGGCAGCGTCAGCTACGAGAAGACGACCCCGACCATCGCCGCCATGTTCCGCCTGACGCCGACGGTGAATATTTATGCCAGCGCCGCCCGTGGCTTCGAGGCGCCAACCTTTAACGAACTGTTCTATTCCGGTGTCGGCGGCACTTTCAGCTACAACCTCAAGCCGTCGACCAGCACGCACTACGAAACCGGCCTGAAAGCCTTTATCGGCAGCGATACGCGCCTTGACTTGGCCGTTTTCCAGATCGAAACCGAGGATGAACTGGTCGTCGATTCCGCCTCCGGCGGCCGGACGACTTACCGCAATGCCGGGCAGACCCTGCGCCGCGGCCTCGAAGCCGGACTCGACAGTCGCTGGGCCAACAACCTCTCCACCCGCCTCGCTTACACGCTGCTCGACGCCCGCTACGACGAAGCCTTCACCACCTCGTCCGGCCTGATCAATTCCGGCAACCGCCTGCCCGGTGTTCCTGCCCAGAGCCTGTTCGGCGAACTGGCCTGGAAGCATCCGGCCAGCGGCTTCCATGCCGCCGTCGAGGGCGTTGCCCGGAGCAAGGTATACGTCGAGGACACCAACACGAGGCAGGCGGCCCCGGCCTACGCCATCGCCAACCTGCGGTTCGGCATCGAGCGCAAGGTCGGTGACCTGAACCTGCGTACCTTCCTGCGTTTCGACAACATTTTCGATCGCCAGTACGTCGGCTCGGTCATCGTCGGCGACGGCAACAGCCGTTACTACGAAGCGGCACCGGGACGCACCTGGCTGGCCGGCGTCAGCGCCCGATATTCCTTTTGA
- a CDS encoding porin, with protein MQKKLIALAVAAVTSGAAFAQTNVTIYGNVDMGVMFRQGSNGAVANGQSQYDLQSAASQSHIGFKGVEDLGNGLKALFDLQYRISPDTNTGLASAGHQYVGLTGGFGTAVAGYLDGIRYGIYGKYSPFGNYSIASLTSMTTQYDRAANALAYISPSFSGFTVILATATNTQGAEGTLNTSHSLSTRSPLGGNTGDDRLLSANLIYANGPLSIDLDYETTRAVGYDSDRLYVATAGASYDFGVVKVSGLYDVIKGDVNSFIGGNVVGAAFGLAANQKYDRRNWFVGATVPLGKFSVMGMFGQVKDRTLTDADAWKLGVGARYAMSKRTELYADYAHIKNDTNGAYTIGNNIGAGVGVNGLAMGIKHSF; from the coding sequence ATGCAGAAAAAACTTATCGCGCTGGCCGTTGCGGCTGTTACTTCCGGTGCAGCTTTCGCGCAAACCAACGTCACCATCTACGGTAACGTCGATATGGGTGTCATGTTCCGTCAAGGCAGTAACGGCGCGGTCGCCAATGGCCAGTCGCAGTACGATCTGCAGAGCGCTGCTTCGCAGAGCCACATCGGCTTCAAGGGCGTCGAGGATCTGGGCAACGGCCTGAAGGCACTGTTCGACCTGCAATATCGCATTAGCCCGGACACCAATACGGGTCTGGCCTCGGCCGGCCACCAGTACGTCGGCCTGACCGGCGGTTTCGGTACGGCCGTTGCCGGTTACCTGGACGGCATCCGTTACGGCATCTACGGCAAGTACAGCCCGTTCGGCAACTACTCGATCGCCAGCCTGACGTCGATGACCACCCAGTACGACCGCGCGGCCAATGCGCTTGCCTACATTTCGCCGTCCTTTTCCGGCTTCACCGTGATCCTAGCTACTGCCACCAATACGCAGGGTGCCGAAGGTACCTTGAACACTTCCCATTCCCTGTCCACGCGGTCGCCCCTTGGTGGCAACACTGGCGATGACCGCCTGCTATCGGCCAACCTGATCTATGCGAATGGCCCGCTGAGCATCGATCTCGATTATGAAACGACCCGGGCTGTCGGCTATGACAGCGACCGCCTATACGTCGCTACTGCTGGCGCTTCCTACGATTTCGGAGTGGTCAAGGTCAGCGGCCTCTACGACGTTATCAAGGGCGATGTGAACTCGTTCATTGGCGGCAACGTAGTTGGTGCCGCCTTTGGCCTGGCGGCCAACCAGAAGTACGATCGCCGCAACTGGTTCGTCGGCGCCACGGTGCCGCTCGGCAAGTTCTCCGTGATGGGCATGTTCGGCCAGGTCAAGGACAGGACCCTGACCGACGCCGATGCCTGGAAGCTGGGGGTCGGCGCGCGCTACGCCATGTCCAAGCGTACCGAACTGTACGCCGACTACGCTCATATCAAGAACGACACCAACGGGGCCTACACCATCGGTAACAATATTGGCGCCGGCGTCGGCGTCAATGGCCTGGCGATGGGTATCAAGCACTCGTTCTAA
- the fnr gene encoding fumarate/nitrate reduction transcriptional regulator Fnr, whose translation MAQTHPLNQELSLSVIKTACSNCNLRELCLPYGLSLEELERLDDLVSTRRRIKRGDNLYRAGEAFDAIYAIRSGFFKTDVLLEDGRDQVTGFQMAGELLGLDGISTEHHTCNAIALEDSEICAIPFSRLEVLSREIHTLQHHFHKVMSREIVRDHGVMMLLGTMRAEERLAAFLLNLSQRFTARGFSHAEFYLRMTREEIGSYLGLKLETVSRAFSRFQEEGHIAVQQKHIRILNVNGLKALMNHRAS comes from the coding sequence ATGGCTCAAACACACCCGCTAAATCAGGAGCTCTCGCTGTCGGTCATCAAGACGGCGTGCTCCAATTGTAACCTGCGCGAACTGTGCCTGCCGTACGGTCTCAGCCTCGAAGAACTGGAGCGTCTTGACGATCTGGTATCGACCCGTCGCCGGATCAAGCGCGGTGACAATCTCTACCGCGCCGGTGAAGCTTTCGATGCCATCTACGCGATTCGCAGCGGTTTCTTCAAAACCGATGTGCTGCTCGAAGACGGCCGCGACCAGGTAACGGGTTTCCAGATGGCCGGCGAATTGCTCGGTCTCGACGGCATCAGCACCGAACACCACACCTGCAACGCCATTGCGCTCGAAGACAGCGAGATCTGCGCCATTCCGTTCTCGCGACTGGAAGTGCTGTCACGTGAAATCCACACGCTGCAGCATCATTTCCACAAGGTGATGAGCCGGGAAATCGTCCGCGATCATGGCGTCATGATGCTGCTGGGCACAATGCGCGCCGAGGAAAGACTGGCCGCCTTCCTGCTCAACCTGTCGCAGCGTTTTACGGCGCGGGGTTTTTCGCACGCCGAGTTCTACCTGCGCATGACCCGCGAGGAAATCGGCAGCTATCTTGGCCTCAAGCTGGAAACCGTCTCGCGTGCCTTCTCCCGCTTCCAGGAAGAAGGCCACATCGCCGTTCAGCAGAAGCACATCCGGATTCTGAACGTCAACGGGCTCAAAGCCCTGATGAATCACCGCGCCTCCTGA
- the hemN gene encoding oxygen-independent coproporphyrinogen III oxidase: MNFATENLVFDPQIIRRFDVNGPRYTSYPTADRFVEAFDSEAAKVWLGKRNIGGISRPLSLYFHIPFCNTICYYCACNKIITKDHGRSAKYLRYLAKELDMQAAALEGRDGEHEVIQLHWGGGTPTFLSHDEMRQLMGETRKHFKLLDGGEYSIEVDPRKVDTATVALLGELGFNRMSVGVQDFDEKVQVAVNRVQSEEETYSVIRDARANGFKSVSVDLIYGLPHQTVMGFNRTIERVLAMDPDRLSIYNYAHMPSMFKPQRRINDGDLPSADTKLQILALAIKKLTDAGYVFIGMDHFAKPDDELAVAQRQGRLHRNFQGYSTYADCDMLSFGISSISKVGPSYYQNVKTADEYYDALDTGSLPVFRGIELTADDILRRSIIQALMCHFELSIESIESAHLINFREYFAAELEDMKEMERAGLLKIDREWITVLPPGRLLVRIISMVFDRYLRAGRQRATYSKVI, translated from the coding sequence ATGAATTTCGCAACTGAAAACCTCGTATTCGATCCCCAGATCATCCGCCGTTTTGATGTCAACGGCCCCCGTTACACGTCTTATCCGACGGCTGATCGCTTTGTCGAGGCCTTCGATTCTGAGGCAGCGAAAGTCTGGCTGGGCAAACGCAACATCGGCGGCATAAGCCGACCTCTCTCATTATACTTCCACATACCTTTCTGTAACACTATTTGCTATTACTGCGCCTGTAACAAAATTATCACCAAGGATCACGGGCGCAGTGCGAAATATCTCCGCTATCTGGCAAAAGAACTGGATATGCAGGCAGCCGCGCTGGAAGGTCGCGATGGCGAGCACGAAGTCATTCAGCTGCATTGGGGTGGTGGTACGCCGACCTTCTTGTCGCACGATGAAATGCGCCAGTTGATGGGTGAAACGCGCAAGCATTTCAAGCTGCTTGACGGCGGTGAGTATTCGATCGAAGTCGATCCGCGCAAGGTCGATACGGCGACGGTTGCCCTGCTCGGCGAACTCGGCTTTAACCGCATGAGCGTCGGCGTTCAGGATTTCGATGAAAAAGTCCAGGTCGCTGTCAATCGCGTGCAGAGCGAGGAAGAAACCTATAGCGTGATCCGCGATGCGCGGGCCAATGGCTTCAAGTCGGTTTCGGTCGACCTGATCTACGGCTTGCCGCACCAGACCGTCATGGGCTTTAACCGGACTATCGAGCGCGTGCTGGCGATGGACCCGGATCGTCTGTCGATCTATAACTACGCGCACATGCCGAGCATGTTCAAGCCGCAGCGCCGGATCAATGATGGCGATCTGCCGTCGGCCGATACCAAGCTGCAGATTCTCGCGCTGGCCATCAAGAAACTGACCGATGCGGGTTATGTTTTCATCGGCATGGACCACTTCGCCAAGCCCGATGATGAACTGGCTGTCGCCCAGCGTCAGGGGCGCCTGCATCGTAATTTTCAGGGTTATTCGACCTACGCAGATTGCGACATGCTGTCTTTCGGCATCTCGTCGATCAGCAAGGTTGGGCCGAGCTACTACCAGAACGTCAAGACCGCTGACGAGTACTACGATGCCCTCGATACCGGCTCCTTGCCGGTGTTCCGCGGCATAGAACTGACAGCCGACGACATCCTGCGCCGTTCCATCATCCAGGCCTTGATGTGCCATTTCGAGCTGTCCATCGAAAGCATTGAAAGCGCCCATCTGATCAACTTCCGCGAGTATTTCGCAGCCGAGCTGGAAGACATGAAGGAAATGGAGCGGGCCGGGTTGCTCAAGATAGATCGCGAATGGATTACCGTCCTGCCGCCGGGGCGTCTGCTGGTCCGCATCATTTCGATGGTTTTCGACCGCTATCTGAGGGCTGGTCGCCAGCGGGCGACTTACTCCAAGGTGATTTGA
- a CDS encoding sulfite exporter TauE/SafE family protein, with protein sequence MPDSGFLALFLVGLLGGTHCVGMCGGIVGALSMGVTARWSMHLAYNGGRILSYAAAGAIAGALGAASMGLEGQVPARLILYFIANLMLVALGLYLLGVTRALAFTERAGQKLWIHLQPLTRRFLPARSVAQAFPLGLLWGWLPCGLVYSALASALTAGSATRGGLMMLAFGLGTLPNLLLAGIVLARLNEFVRRPVVRTLSGLLVLGFGLYGFVGLIYMSGQL encoded by the coding sequence ATGCCTGATTCCGGTTTTCTTGCCCTTTTTCTCGTTGGCCTGCTCGGCGGTACGCATTGCGTCGGCATGTGCGGCGGCATTGTCGGCGCCCTGTCGATGGGTGTCACGGCACGCTGGTCGATGCATCTTGCCTACAACGGCGGGCGCATCCTGTCATATGCCGCGGCCGGCGCCATTGCCGGTGCGCTCGGGGCGGCCAGCATGGGGCTGGAAGGACAGGTGCCGGCCCGGCTAATTCTTTATTTCATCGCCAACCTGATGCTGGTTGCGCTTGGTCTTTATCTGCTGGGCGTAACGCGGGCATTGGCGTTCACCGAACGGGCCGGACAAAAACTCTGGATTCATCTGCAACCGCTGACCCGGCGCTTCCTGCCGGCGCGTAGCGTCGCTCAGGCTTTTCCGCTTGGCCTGCTCTGGGGCTGGCTGCCTTGCGGCCTGGTCTATAGCGCGCTGGCCAGCGCGCTGACAGCGGGTTCGGCGACGCGCGGTGGCCTGATGATGCTGGCCTTCGGTCTGGGCACGCTGCCCAATCTGTTGCTCGCCGGCATTGTTCTGGCCCGACTGAACGAATTCGTCCGGCGGCCGGTCGTACGTACCCTATCCGGCTTGTTGGTGCTAGGCTTTGGTTTATATGGATTCGTCGGCCTGATCTATATGTCGGGCCAGCTTTAG
- a CDS encoding universal stress protein has product MKILLPVDGSECSLRAVDHLITHVSWFRDVPEIHLLHVHAPIPIGRVQAHIGKETLHAYYLEEGQEHLTAAQQKLDAAGRFHTTHIHVGQPAEVISRVANELACDLIVMGSHGWSGIAGLVMGSVASRVLHLAPCPVLLVK; this is encoded by the coding sequence ATGAAAATCCTGTTGCCGGTTGATGGTTCCGAATGTTCCTTGCGCGCGGTTGATCACCTGATTACCCACGTCAGCTGGTTCCGCGACGTGCCGGAGATTCATCTGCTGCACGTCCATGCGCCGATTCCGATTGGCCGCGTGCAGGCCCATATCGGCAAGGAAACGCTGCACGCCTATTATCTGGAGGAAGGTCAGGAGCATCTGACGGCTGCCCAGCAAAAGCTGGATGCGGCCGGGCGCTTTCATACGACGCACATTCATGTCGGCCAGCCGGCCGAGGTGATTTCCAGGGTGGCGAACGAACTGGCCTGTGATCTGATCGTCATGGGATCGCATGGCTGGAGCGGCATCGCCGGCTTGGTCATGGGCTCGGTGGCCAGCCGGGTTTTGCATCTGGCGCCTTGTCCGGTTCTGCTGGTCAAATGA